Proteins from a genomic interval of Cyprinus carpio isolate SPL01 chromosome A21, ASM1834038v1, whole genome shotgun sequence:
- the fundc2 gene encoding FUN14 domain-containing protein 2 yields MSEKETFDVMELAEHVKKQRWWNKMFGQNSSGPAAEKYSVVTQLAIGGVSGWCAGYLFQKVGKLAASAVGGGFFLLQIAHHTGYIKIDWKRVEQDVNKAKKQLKLSSDKPPKEVRTKLNEVQVFVKKNIVLTGGFAGGFLLGLAS; encoded by the exons ATGTCTGAGAAGG AAACCTTTGATGTGATGGAACTGGCAGAGCATGTCAAGAAACAACGCTGGTGGAACAAGATGTTTGGCCAAAACAGCTCTGGACCCGCCGCTGAGAAGTACTCCGTTGTGACACAGCTGGCCATTGGAGGAGTGAGCGGCTG GTGTGCGGGGTACTTGTTTCAGAAAGTCGGAAAGCTTGCAGCATCAGCTGTAGGTGGAGGCTTCTTTCTGCTCCAG ATTGCTCATCACACAGGCTACATTAAAATAGACTGGAAAAGAGTCGAGCAGGACGTGAACAAGGCAAAGAAGCAGCTGAAGCTGAGTTCAGACAAGCCTCCTAAAGAAGTGAGAACGAAACTGAATGAG GTGCAAGTATTTGTCAAGAAAAACATTGTTCTCACAGGAGGCTTTGCTGGTGGATTTCTGCTTGGTCTGGCTTCATAG